A genomic region of Blattabacterium cuenoti contains the following coding sequences:
- a CDS encoding alpha-ketoacid dehydrogenase subunit alpha/beta, which yields MNKNSIKSSIGGYEGKTSFDLFRKMILNDYKLARISRETSLLGRKEVLNGRAKFGIFGDGKEIPQLAMAKVFKNGDFRSGYYRDQTFMMAIGVLNVKSFFSQLYAHSNLEAEPVSSGRMMTSHFGTRLLNKDGSWKNLINQKNSSADMSSTAAQMPRLLGLAQASKIYKNLRNLKKTHKMFSHNGNEVAFGTIGNASISEGLFWETVNAASVLQIPIILSIWDDEYGISVPNKYQFSKRNISDLLSGFQRTQKENGIEIIRVNGSNYMDLTKTYVQADKIARHEHIPVVIHVTDLTQPQGHSTSSSHERYKSKERLEWEIKNDGIKKFRDWILNFQFQTNTDIVQKIADVDDLDKIDIEAKEYVLQEQKKAWEAFQKPIEKIKNEAVSILQKLEYTFPRKKWIKKYVKELLTIKQLHTKKSIFRLVRRSLYLLSKEESYQKECLIKWLKKKYHKEQENYSSHLYSISEKSSVKITEIFPVYDKKNACEVDGRIVLRDNFDKLLELYPDLLIFGEDVGKIGDVNQGLEGLQKKYGESRVFDTGIRESTILGQGIGLALRGLRPIVEIQYLDYILYALQIMSDDLACLQYRTKGGQKSPVIIRTRGHRLEGIWHSGSPMGGIINYLRGILVLVPRNMVKAAGFYNTLLAGDDPALVIECLNGYRIKEKLPENLGYFRTPIGIVEVTRIGKDITIVTYGSTWRIVHEAADELSKINIYPEIIDIQSLLPFDLQKDIGKSLRKTNRLLIIDEDVPGGASAYILQKILEEQNGYYYLDSPPITITAQEHRPPYGSDGDYFSKPSVENIVEKVLKIMHDS from the coding sequence ATGAATAAAAATAGTATAAAATCTAGTATAGGGGGATATGAAGGAAAAACCTCTTTCGATTTGTTTCGAAAAATGATTTTGAATGATTATAAATTAGCAAGAATCAGTCGTGAAACCAGTCTTTTAGGTCGTAAAGAAGTATTAAATGGAAGAGCGAAATTCGGAATATTTGGAGATGGAAAAGAAATCCCTCAACTAGCTATGGCTAAAGTTTTTAAAAATGGAGACTTTAGATCCGGATATTATAGAGATCAAACTTTTATGATGGCTATTGGAGTTTTAAATGTAAAAAGTTTTTTTTCTCAATTATATGCACATTCTAATTTAGAAGCAGAACCTGTTTCTTCTGGTAGGATGATGACTTCTCATTTTGGAACACGTCTTCTGAACAAAGATGGAAGTTGGAAAAACCTCATTAACCAGAAAAACTCTAGTGCAGATATGTCTTCGACAGCTGCACAAATGCCAAGACTATTAGGTCTTGCTCAAGCTTCGAAAATTTACAAAAATTTAAGAAATTTGAAAAAAACACATAAAATGTTTTCTCATAATGGAAATGAAGTAGCTTTTGGAACCATTGGAAATGCAAGCATTTCTGAAGGTTTGTTTTGGGAAACGGTGAATGCCGCTTCCGTATTACAAATACCTATTATCCTTTCTATTTGGGATGATGAATATGGAATATCCGTTCCTAATAAGTATCAATTTTCAAAACGAAATATTAGCGATCTTTTATCCGGATTTCAGAGAACTCAAAAAGAAAATGGAATAGAAATTATTCGTGTAAATGGATCTAATTACATGGATCTTACAAAAACATATGTACAAGCAGATAAAATAGCTCGTCATGAGCATATTCCAGTTGTAATACATGTTACGGATCTCACTCAACCACAAGGACATTCGACCTCTTCATCACATGAACGATATAAATCTAAAGAGCGTTTAGAATGGGAAATAAAAAACGATGGAATCAAAAAATTTAGGGATTGGATTTTGAATTTTCAGTTTCAAACAAATACGGACATTGTTCAAAAGATTGCGGATGTAGATGATCTGGATAAAATAGATATAGAAGCCAAAGAATATGTTCTTCAAGAACAAAAAAAAGCTTGGGAAGCGTTTCAAAAGCCTATTGAAAAAATAAAGAATGAAGCTGTTAGTATTTTGCAAAAATTGGAATATACTTTTCCACGTAAAAAATGGATAAAAAAATATGTCAAAGAATTGCTTACGATTAAACAGTTACATACGAAAAAATCAATCTTTCGTCTTGTACGAAGATCTTTGTATCTTCTTTCGAAAGAAGAGTCTTATCAGAAAGAATGTCTGATAAAATGGTTGAAAAAAAAATACCATAAAGAACAAGAGAATTATTCTTCACATTTATATAGCATTTCTGAAAAATCTTCCGTAAAAATTACCGAAATTTTTCCGGTATATGACAAGAAAAATGCTTGTGAAGTAGATGGAAGAATCGTTTTAAGAGATAACTTTGATAAGTTATTAGAATTATACCCTGATCTTTTAATCTTTGGAGAAGATGTCGGGAAAATTGGAGACGTAAATCAAGGACTAGAAGGTCTTCAAAAAAAATATGGAGAATCACGAGTTTTTGATACGGGAATACGTGAATCTACTATTCTTGGACAGGGGATTGGTCTTGCTTTGCGTGGACTTCGTCCTATAGTTGAAATTCAATATTTAGATTATATTCTGTATGCTTTACAAATTATGAGTGATGACCTTGCTTGTTTACAATACAGAACAAAAGGTGGGCAAAAATCTCCCGTTATTATTCGAACAAGAGGACATCGTTTAGAAGGAATATGGCATTCTGGTTCTCCTATGGGAGGAATAATCAATTATTTAAGAGGAATTTTAGTACTTGTTCCAAGAAATATGGTAAAAGCTGCGGGCTTTTATAATACCCTTTTAGCTGGAGATGATCCAGCTTTAGTCATTGAATGTCTCAATGGTTATAGAATAAAGGAAAAACTTCCAGAAAACTTAGGTTATTTTAGAACTCCTATTGGAATAGTAGAAGTGACTAGAATAGGAAAAGATATTACGATTGTTACTTATGGTTCTACATGGAGAATTGTTCATGAGGCTGCAGATGAATTATCTAAAATCAATATTTATCCTGAAATAATAGATATTCAATCGCTATTGCCTTTTGATCTTCAAAAGGATATTGGAAAAAGCTTAAGAAAAACAAATAGATTATTAATTATAGACGAAGATGTCCCAGGAGGTGCATCTGCTTATATACTTCAAAAAATATTAGAAGAACAAAACGGATACTATTATTTAGATAGTCCTCCTATTACAATTACGGCTCAAGAACATCGTCCTCCTTATGGATCTGATGGAGATTATTTTTCAAAACCATCTGTTGAAAATATTGTAGAAAAAGTATTAAAAATCATGCATGATAGTTAG
- the argS gene encoding arginine--tRNA ligase, whose protein sequence is MNDDFPSIEESIKKSISILYRLDHCPRLDFQYTKKEHPGDVTFILFYLSKILKKPVEEIGKDIGNYVRDQLKGMISFSIVGGFLNFIFKDSYYLYLLIKMLNKNFDDLKLSDKNIMIEYSSPNANKPLHLGHIRNSLIGDSLSEILKMVGYKTTKIQIINDRGIHICKSMIAWKELGKGDTPDRIGMKGDHFVGKYYNLFEKIYCEEVQKFSKNNQDHISIIKKARNLLKKWESGDDETRNIWNIMNKWVYDGFKETYKKLGITFDQVEYESDVYEIGKNIIKNGLKKGIFFQKKDGSIWVDLTKEGFDQKLLLRSDETSVYITQDIGTAVERFRKYDIDQLIYIVGKEQDYHFKVLFTILKRLGCIWVKKLTHLSYGMVDLPSGRMKSRKGNIIDADSLILEMSSIVKKNFLKDFPKEEQEKYAEIIGVGAIKYHFLQVDPKKRIIFDPDKSIDLKGKTATYIQYTYSRIRSIERKFTYLCSLTHKDWSNAELDIHEKNMIKIIQKYPLILKKSAIDLNPSLVANYIYEVAKIFNHLYQNTRIINPLDVIHSNICMNIIHVTGNILKSGMNLLGIKMLDRM, encoded by the coding sequence ATGAATGATGATTTTCCATCCATAGAGGAATCAATCAAAAAATCCATCTCTATTTTATACAGATTGGACCATTGTCCTAGATTAGATTTTCAATATACTAAAAAAGAACATCCAGGAGATGTTACTTTTATTTTATTTTATTTGTCTAAAATATTAAAAAAACCTGTAGAAGAAATTGGAAAAGATATTGGAAATTACGTAAGGGATCAATTAAAAGGTATGATTAGTTTTTCTATTGTTGGAGGTTTTTTAAATTTTATTTTTAAGGACAGTTATTATCTTTATCTTCTTATAAAGATGTTAAATAAAAATTTTGATGATTTAAAATTGTCTGATAAAAATATCATGATTGAATATTCTTCTCCCAATGCAAATAAACCTCTTCATTTAGGTCATATAAGAAATAGTCTTATTGGTGATTCTTTATCCGAAATATTGAAGATGGTTGGATATAAAACAACTAAAATACAGATAATTAATGATAGAGGAATACATATATGTAAGTCTATGATAGCTTGGAAAGAATTGGGAAAAGGAGATACCCCTGATAGGATAGGTATGAAAGGAGACCATTTCGTGGGAAAATATTATAATTTATTTGAGAAAATTTATTGTGAAGAAGTTCAAAAATTTTCTAAAAATAATCAGGATCATATTTCAATTATAAAAAAGGCTAGAAATTTATTAAAAAAATGGGAATCAGGAGATGATGAAACTAGAAATATTTGGAATATAATGAATAAATGGGTTTATGATGGGTTCAAAGAAACTTATAAAAAATTAGGAATAACTTTTGACCAAGTAGAATATGAAAGTGATGTTTATGAAATTGGAAAAAATATCATAAAAAATGGTTTGAAAAAAGGAATTTTTTTTCAAAAAAAAGATGGGTCTATTTGGGTTGATTTAACTAAAGAAGGTTTTGATCAAAAACTTTTATTACGATCAGATGAAACTTCTGTATACATAACCCAAGACATAGGAACTGCTGTAGAACGTTTTAGAAAGTATGATATTGATCAACTCATTTATATTGTAGGAAAAGAACAAGATTATCATTTTAAAGTACTTTTTACTATCCTGAAACGTTTAGGATGCATATGGGTAAAAAAATTAACTCATCTTTCTTATGGAATGGTAGATTTACCAAGTGGTAGAATGAAATCCAGAAAAGGAAATATTATAGATGCTGATAGTTTGATATTAGAAATGTCTTCTATTGTAAAAAAAAATTTTTTAAAAGATTTTCCTAAAGAAGAACAGGAAAAATATGCAGAAATAATAGGAGTAGGAGCTATAAAATACCATTTTTTGCAAGTAGATCCTAAAAAAAGGATCATTTTTGATCCTGATAAATCTATAGATCTTAAGGGGAAGACAGCTACATATATCCAATATACTTATTCGAGAATTCGTTCTATTGAACGAAAATTTACTTATTTGTGTTCCTTGACTCATAAGGATTGGTCTAATGCAGAATTGGATATACATGAAAAAAATATGATTAAAATTATTCAAAAATATCCATTAATATTAAAAAAATCTGCAATAGATTTGAATCCTTCTTTAGTAGCTAATTATATATATGAAGTAGCTAAGATATTTAACCATTTGTATCAAAATACAAGAATAATAAACCCTTTAGATGTCATTCATAGTAATATTTGTATGAATATTATTCATGTGACAGGGAATATTTTAAAATCTGGAATGAATTTATTAGGCATCAAAATGCTTGATCGTATGTAA
- a CDS encoding branched-chain amino acid aminotransferase, with translation MKIEKTLHSRIDEIDFNNISFGNHCSDHMFCSEFINGEWKNSIIKPFGNINISPKSLVFHYGQAVFEGMKAYKDKNEEVFLFRPEENFKRINRSAKRLEMPSIPESIFMNGLKKLIDIDRDWVPKHYGQSLYIRPFLIAMDGVLSAKPSKDYLFMIISTPADAYYEYPLKIKIEEKYSRSASGGVGFTKAAGNYASSFYPTRLAREEGFDQILWTDSSTHTWIEESGTMNVFFWLKNKLITPRANENILSGITCQSLLSLAKKEGLDIQERDLSVSEIIDGLKKGVLKEAFGCGTAVVVNYFQTISYQGENFYLPDIPDEERISIFLKKKLLNIQHNLSEDPFGWRLKLKIFL, from the coding sequence ATGAAAATAGAAAAAACCTTACATTCTAGGATAGATGAGATAGATTTTAACAATATTTCTTTTGGAAATCATTGTTCAGATCACATGTTTTGTTCAGAGTTTATAAATGGAGAATGGAAAAATTCAATCATTAAACCATTTGGAAATATAAACATTTCTCCAAAATCTCTTGTATTTCACTATGGACAGGCAGTTTTCGAAGGAATGAAAGCTTATAAAGATAAAAATGAAGAAGTTTTTTTATTTCGTCCAGAAGAAAATTTTAAAAGAATAAATAGATCTGCTAAACGTTTAGAAATGCCCTCTATTCCAGAATCCATATTTATGAATGGATTAAAAAAATTAATAGATATAGATCGAGATTGGGTACCAAAACATTATGGACAATCTTTATATATTCGTCCTTTCTTAATTGCAATGGATGGAGTTTTATCGGCTAAACCATCTAAGGATTATTTATTTATGATTATATCTACCCCTGCAGATGCTTATTATGAATATCCATTAAAAATAAAAATAGAAGAAAAATATAGTCGTTCTGCATCAGGAGGAGTTGGATTTACTAAAGCTGCTGGGAACTATGCTTCTTCTTTTTATCCTACTAGATTAGCAAGAGAAGAAGGCTTCGATCAAATATTATGGACTGATTCCTCCACTCACACATGGATTGAAGAATCGGGAACGATGAATGTTTTTTTTTGGTTGAAAAATAAACTCATTACTCCACGAGCTAATGAAAATATATTAAGTGGAATCACTTGTCAAAGTCTTCTTTCTTTAGCTAAGAAAGAAGGACTAGATATACAAGAAAGAGATTTAAGTGTTTCAGAAATAATAGATGGATTAAAAAAAGGAGTATTAAAAGAAGCTTTTGGTTGTGGAACAGCTGTAGTGGTTAATTATTTTCAAACTATTAGTTATCAAGGAGAAAATTTTTATTTACCAGATATACCAGATGAAGAAAGAATATCTATTTTTTTGAAAAAAAAACTATTAAACATTCAGCATAACTTATCGGAAGATCCTTTTGGATGGCGTTTAAAATTAAAAATATTTCTGTAA
- the ndk gene encoding nucleoside-diphosphate kinase has product MMGKITLAVIKPDSVEKGYIGPIMSHIVNAGFYIRALKMTDISKKSAKKFYAEHKESPFFDSLVNFMSSGPIVCIILEKENAVENFRTLIGNTNPIHAAAGTIRKLYASSLEKNAIHGSDSNQNAFRECLFYFSHREIFW; this is encoded by the coding sequence ATGATGGGGAAAATCACATTGGCTGTTATCAAACCGGATTCTGTTGAAAAAGGATATATAGGGCCTATTATGTCTCATATAGTCAATGCAGGGTTTTATATTCGGGCGCTGAAAATGACGGATATTTCTAAAAAATCTGCCAAGAAATTTTATGCAGAACATAAAGAAAGTCCATTTTTCGATTCTTTAGTGAATTTTATGTCTTCTGGACCAATAGTTTGTATTATTCTCGAAAAAGAAAATGCAGTAGAAAATTTTAGAACTTTAATAGGAAATACAAATCCTATTCATGCAGCCGCAGGAACGATACGAAAATTATATGCAAGTTCTTTAGAAAAAAATGCGATTCATGGATCAGATAGTAATCAAAATGCTTTTAGAGAATGTCTCTTTTATTTCTCTCATCGAGAAATTTTCTGGTAA